Proteins co-encoded in one Aspergillus flavus chromosome 2, complete sequence genomic window:
- a CDS encoding vacuolar sorting protein 35, whose amino-acid sequence MATPITPSEDQSRLLEEALGVVRQQSQMMRKCLETPGKLMDALKCGSTLVSELRTPSLGPKQYYELYMAVFDALRHLSVYLKENHPVNHLADLYELVQYAGNIIPRLYLMITVGTVYMSVEDAPIKEIMKDMMEMSRGVQHPIRGLFLRYYLSGQARDHLPTGSGDGPEGNMQDSINFVLTNFVEMNKLWVRLQHQGPSREREKRMQERRELELLVGSNVVRLSQLVDLEGYKSGILQALLEQVVQCRDVLAQEYLLEVITKVFPDEFHLHTLDLLLSAIARLNPHVDLKKIVIGLMDRLSAYAARETESSADPESRKQSEEEAVTKLLENLKVAEESKKEVPADADADADTNAAQENGVEQTSKESDEAATTKEAEAEPSASTNGDKDEKAKIPTDVKLYDVFYGQVVNLIKSRGLPIQDTMALLVSLVNLALNTYPNQLEYVDQILDFATRETAEYADHADLHSAPTQQNLLHLLLAPLRSYVSIFTALALPHYLPLLTAQSYTTRRSVAGEIARSILKNRTLITTTENLDRVLQALRVLIKEGTQQAMGLGLQAQRRGETDETIEEQGWLGRLIHFIQAPENDTQLKLLQATRKAYADGNERIRYTTPALITASIRLARKLKSREHYDDNWQSQSSALYRFMHQCVNNLYQRVNPGCADLALRLFVMCGEVADQTGFEEFSYEFFAQAFTIYEDSISDSRAQFQAVCIIAGALHGSRGFCKENYDTLITKAALHGSKLLKKPDQCRAVYLASHLWWVVENPQRGEDDPKNLYRDGKRVLECLQRALRVADACMDTAVSVELFVEILNRYVYYFDQQNETVTTKYLNGLIELIHSNLQTNEDEPNPSLEGPKRHFQRTLDYIRSREYEGVVTEFKQ is encoded by the exons ATGGCCACCCCGATAACCCCCTCCGAAGACCAGAGCCGTCTCCTTGAGGAGGCATTGGGAGTGGTGCGGCAGCAGTCACAGATGATGCGAAAATGTCTAGAGACCCCGGGAAAATTAATGGATGCGCTCAAATGCGG GTCGACCTTAGTCTCTGAACTACGGACGCCGAGCTTAGGCCCGAAGCAATACTACGAACTGTACATGGCTGTGTTCGATGCGCTGCGACACCTCTCCGTTTACCTGAAAGAGAACCATCCCGTCAACCACTTAGCGGACCTGTATGAACTAGTCCAGTATGCCGGTAACATTATCCCGCGACTCTATCTGATGATCACTGTCGGCACTGTATACATGTCTGTGGAGGATGCCCCGATTAAAGAGATCATGAAGGatatgatggagatgagcCGAGGCGTACAGCATCCTATTCGAGGACTTTTCTTGAGGTACTATCTCTCCGGACAGGCGAGGGATCATCTACCCACGGGATCCGGGGACGGTCCCGAGGGTAACATGCAAGACTCAATCAATTTCGTCCTGACCAATTTCGTGGAGATGAACAAGCTGTGGGTGCGACTTCAACACCAGGGCCCTTCTCGGGAACGGGAAAAGAGAATGCAGGAGCGCCGGGAGTTGGAGCTTCTGGTTGGAAGCAATGTTGTCCGACTTAGCCAGTTGGTTGACCTGGAGGGTTACAAGTCTGGTATCCTGCAGGCTTTGCTCGAACAAGTCGTCCAATGTCGGGATGTGTTGGCGCAAGAATATTTACTGGAAG TAATCACAAAGGTCTTCCCGGATGAGTTCCATCTTCACACACTCGACCTGTTGCTCTCTGCAATTGCCCGGCTCAACCCACATGTGgacctgaagaagatcgtcaTTGGTCTTATGGACCGCTTGTCGGCCTATGCGGCACGTGAGACCGAGTCGTCTGCTGATCCAGAATCTAGAAAGcaaagcgaagaagaagcggttACTAAACTGCTCGAAAACCTCAAAGTCGCAGAGGAGTCCAAGAAGGAAGTACCCGCCGATGCCGATGCCGATGCTGATACGAACGCTGCCCAGGAGAACGGCGTAGAGCAGACCTCAAAGGAGTCAGATGAGGCCGCAACTACAAAGGAAGCAGAGGCAGAACCCAGCGCTAGCACGAACGGCGACAAAGATGAGAAGGCTAAAATCCCGACAGACGTCAAGCTTTACGATGTATTTTACGGGCAGGTGGTCAACCTAATCAAATCGCGTGGCCTCCCCATCCAAGATACCATGGCTCTACTGGTTTCACTCGTTAATCTTGCGCTGAACACGTATCCCAACCAACTAGAATACGTCGACCAGATTCTCGATTTCGCTACCCGCGAGACTGCGGAGTATGCTGATCACGCAGATTTGCACTCTGCTCCGACACAGCAGAACCTTTtacatcttctccttgctcCTCTACGCTCATACGTCTCGATCTTCACAGCATTGGCTCTGCCACACTATCTTCCTCTCTTGACAGCGCAGTCCTATACTACAAGGCGGTCCGTTGCAGGCGAGATTGCCCGTAGCATTCTGAAGAACCGGACGCTTATCACCACTACGGAGAACTTGGACCGTGTGTTACAAGCGTTGAGGGTCCTGATCAAGGAAGGCACACAGCAAGCTATGGGACTTGGTTTGCAAGCCCAGCGCCGAGGTGAGACGGATGAGACCATCGAGGAACAAGGGTGGCTTGGGCGGTTAATCCACTTTATTCAAGCTCCAGAAAATGATACCCAGTTGAAG CTACTTCAAGCAACTCGCAAAGCCTACGCCGATGGTAACGAGCGGATCCGCTACACGACTCCAGCTCTCATCACCGCTTCGATACGGCTGGCACGTAAGCTGAAATCCCGCGAGCATTATGATGACAATTGGCAGTCGCAATCGTCGGCGCTCTACCGCTTCATGCACCAATGTGTCAACAACCTCTATCAACGTGTGAACCCTGGCTGTGCTGATCTGGCATTACGCCTATTCGTAATGTGCGGTGAGGTGGCCGACCAGACAGGGTTTGAGGAATTTAGTTATGAGTTCTTTGCACAAGCCTTTACCATCTATGAGGACTCCATCAGCGACTCCCGTGCTCAGTTCCAGGCGGTCTGCATTATTGCTGGCGCTCTCCATGGATCCCGGGGATTCTGTAAGGAGAACTACGACACACTCATTACCAAGGCCGCCCTGCACGGTAGCAAGTTGCTCAAGAAACCCGATCAATGCCGAGCGGTGTACCTGGCCAGTCACCTGTGGTGGGTTGTGGAAAACCCACAACGAGGCGAGGACGATCCCAAGAAC CTTTACCGCGACGGTAAGCGCGTACTTGAATGTCTTCAACGTGCTCTCCGCGTTGCGGACGCCTGCATGGACACCGCTGTGTCCGTTGAGCTCTTCGTCGAGATCCTAAACCGCTACGTCTACTACTTCGATCAACAGAACGAAACCGTAACCACCAAATATCTCAACGGCCTCATCGAGCTCATCCACTCTAACCTGCAAACGAACGAAGACGAGCCAAACCCCAGCTTGGAGGGACCCAAACGCCACTTCCAGCGCACCTTGGACTACATCCGGTCAAGAGAGTATGAAGGTGTTGTGACGGAGTTTAAGCAGTGA
- a CDS encoding putative transcription factor TFIIIC complex subunit Tfc6 produces MSRARRSTRLTGGKTKYTNDPFEAAGVSDESDNGSKVPKGRKEQASDESSDEEFQANDEQEEEEDDEEGSEEDVAGENDGEEADEEEYTSDRGRGAQKTVVSRPRHQKKRLGNDLAMLSKDEMHSRGTHSSMEHMGKMLHMTITFGTDEKDLLSIVYARERWYRGVDSGFPSRASLNEAPDVPDCGFGPTFGVEPEDMKRERTRGWDWYYDGDVGERFRKRQRLEAITEKEVYQKFIPQAKEKKHTVLIGPVDDQKVFTLGHHESFNFGEAFGETKAKAKAKPGTGGKSKGKAFAQEDSTGRTRKTREGWIINLGQKVQCMAWAPNQPGLTQYLAVSTPISKGEKEKYPDPFKDRGARAFRPSPPYPCALQLWMFKAEREESLTKHIDMNFKPKLRLALCTNWGDLRRMAWCPVRRDPREEDDDDVLKSVGLLAGIWGDGYVRVLDVKLSRDPNKTEYYAVQSPVFEAKPPSTLCTCLTWLSPSDIAVGCANGFVAIWSIVPSQNTPSNPFPYFYQPIHSTYVLNLASAYPTNAHLITTTSMDGETRLWSVLDPQTDTVESNRMRVGSPYLTYSPLLHSFLSSDENDFARLLAVRRFYTTTAVARFPSTVSSLAPCSVWHPSVMYGCTSGAVVATNPLRRLLHVKEKQWQQTWFTHEWARGDDASDPGISRFHDGYRAESISLLRNMMGDRKMVNGVMMITIYEEGTHVTALSWNPNQACAGWASAGMGCGLIRVEDLAT; encoded by the exons ATGTCACGCGCACGCAGATCCACCCGCCTCACAGGCGGTAAGACAAAGTATACGAATGACCCCTTCGAGGCAGCAGGGGTAAGCGACGAGTCAGACAACGGGTCCAAGGTAcccaagggaagaaaagaacaagccAGCGACGAGTCCTCCGACGAGGAATTCCAAGCCAATgacgagcaagaagaagaggaagacgatgaggagggGTCCGAAGAGGACGTAGCTGGGGAAAATGACGGCGAAGAagccgacgaggaagaatatACCTCTGACCGCGGTCGCGGTGCCCAAAAGACTGTTGTCTCTCGACCGAGACACCAGAAGAAACGGCTCGGTAATGACCTTGCTATGCTGTCGAAGGATGAGATGCATTCGCGGGGTACTCATAGCTCGATGGAGCATATGGGGAAGATGCTCCATATGACGATTACGTTTGGGACTGATGAGAAGGATCTCTTGTCTATTGTTTATGCGCGGGAGCGGTGGTATCGGGGTGTTGATTCTGGGTTTCCGAGTCGTGCTTCGCTGAATGAGGCGCCGGATGTGCCGGATTGTGGCTTTGGGCCGACTTTTGGAGTTGAGCCGGAGGATatgaagagggagaggacgCGCGGGTGGGATTGGTATTATGATGGGGATGTGGGAGAGAGGTTTAGGAAGCGTCAGCGTCTGGAAGCCATTACTGAGAAAGAAGTTTATCAGAAGTTCATTCCGCAGGCtaaggagaagaagcataCAGTGCTGATTGGGCCTGTTGATGATCAGAAAGTGTTCACATTAGGACATCATGAGTCTTTCAATTTTGGAGAAGCTTTTGGAGAGACTAAGGCGAAAGCGAAAGCAAAGCCGGGCACTGGTGGCAAGTCAAAAGGTAAGGCTTTTGCACAGGAAGACTCTACCGGTCGAACTCGAAAGACCCGCGAAGGATGGATTATCAATCTAGGGCAGAAGGTTCAGTGTATGGCATGGGCTCCAAATCAACCCGGCCTCACACAGTATCTGGCCGTGTCTACGCCGATatcaaaaggagagaaagaaaagtatCCGGACCCGTTCAAGGACCGTGGTGCTCGAGCATTTAGGCCTTCTCCTCCGTATCCATGTGCCTTGCAGCTCTGGATGTTCAAGGCTGAGAGGGAGGAGTCACTTACAAAGCACATTGATATGAACTTCAAACCAAAACTACGACTGGCCCTTTGCACTAATTGGGGCGATCTAAGACGAATGGCCTGGTGTCCAGTACGTCGAGACCCTcgggaagaggatgatgatgacgtcTTGAAATCTGTCGGGCTTCTTGCTGGTATATGGGGAGATGGATATGTGAGGGTCCTTGATGTCAAGCTTAGCCGCGACCCGAACAAGACTGAATACT ACGCGGTGCAGTCCCCAGTCTTCGAAGCTAAGCCACCATCGACTCTGTGTACATGTTTAACATGGCTCTCTCCGAGCGATATCGCTGTTGGTTGTGCCAACGGGTTCGTCGCTATTTGGAGCATTGTGCCTTCGCAGAACACTCCATCCAACCCTTTCCCGTATTTTTACCAACCAATCCATTCCACATACGTTCTTAATCTAGCGTCGGCTTATCCAACAAATGCTCATCTAATAACGACTACGTCCATGGACGGAGAGACACGGCTATGGTCGGTTTTAGATCCCCAAACAGACACGGTGGAGTCTAACCGCATGCGAGTGGGATCGCCTTACTTAACGTACTCTCCTTTGCTACACTCATTTCTCTCCAGCGACGAGAACGACTTCGCCCGACTTCTAGCCGTGCGACGATTCTATACTACGACGGCAGTAGCTAGATTTCCCAGCACAGTTTCTTCGCTGGCCCCATGCAGCGTCTGGCATCCCAGCGTCATGTACGGGTGCACTAGCGGTGCGGTCGTCGCGACGAATCCCTTACGGCGATTGTTGCACgtcaaagaaaagcaatggcAACAGACCTGGTTTACCCACGAGTGGGCGCGGGGTGACGACGCAAGCGATCCAGGTATCAGTAGGTTTCACGATGGCTACCGTGCTGAGAGCATTAGCCTACTACGGAACATGATGGGGGATCGCAAGATGGTGAACGGGGTTATGATGATCACGATCTATGAAGAGGGAACGCATGTTACCGCACTCTCCTGGAATCCAAATCAGGCATGCGCAGGGTGGGCCAGTGCTGGTATGGGCTGCGGACTGATTCGAGTGGAGGATTTGGCTACGTAA